One Vespula pensylvanica isolate Volc-1 chromosome 3, ASM1446617v1, whole genome shotgun sequence DNA window includes the following coding sequences:
- the LOC122627844 gene encoding ribonuclease H2 subunit A, with amino-acid sequence MSLQLGNIISENAKEEADRSSKEANIQIKCRTELTSYFKESDHSNNSIYFSEIPKVCCDEPCQLGVDEAGRGPVLGPMVYGIAYAPLTQKQLLVDLGCADSKSLTENQRDGIFDRICEENDKMGWTVEVISPNVIANSMYRRSKKSLNEVSMESAIGLITRAVEAGVNVSKVYVDTVGKPEKYQARLEEIFPQLEIVVAKKADSTYPIVSAASICAKVCRDHAIRAWQFPEGSNETEYGSGYPNDPVTKKWLTANVDAVFGFPQIVRFSWSTAEKILEANALTVEWEEMEDHEIRSEQKISKFFAKSPLKSYKVHVKKHVFFTERCITNASTL; translated from the exons ATGAGTTTACAACTCGGTAATATAATCAGTGAGAATGCTAAAGAAGAAGCGGACAGATCGAGCAAAGAAGcgaatatacaaataaaatgtagAACGGAATTGACATCTTATTTTAAAGAGAGTGATCATAGCAATAATAGCATTTATTTTTCGGag ATTCCAAAAGTGTGTTGCGACGAACCATGCCAATTGGGCGTAGACGAAGCAGGAAGAGGTCCTGTATTGGGTCCCATGGTATATGGAATAGCTTATGCTCCGTTGACCCAGAAACAATTACTCGTAGACTTAGGTTGCGCAGATTCAAAGAGCTTAACAGAAAATCAAAGAGACGGTATCTTTGATAGAATATgcgaagaaaatgataaaatgggATGGACTGTGGAGGTGATATCTCCTAATGTCATTGCTAATAGTATGTATCGTCGTagtaaaaaatctttaaacgaAGTTTCTATGGAATCGGCAATTGGACTGATCACGCGAGCTGTCGAAGCTGGTGTAAATGTCAGTAAAGTATACGTCGATACGGTTGGTAAACCAGAGAAATATCAGGCTCGATTGGAAGAAATATTTCCTCAATTAGAAATAGTTGTTGCGAAGAAAGCAGATTCTACTTATCCCATTGTTAGCGCGGCAAGCATTTGTGCAAAAGTCTGTAGAGATCATGCGATACGCGCGTGGCAATTCCCCGAAGGTAGTAACGAAACTGAATACGGCAGTGGATATCCTAATGATCCAGTAACAAAGAAATGGTTGACGGCCAATGTCGACGCTGTATTTGGGTTTCCACAGATAGTCCGTTTCAGTTGGTCTACAGCAGAGAAGATTCTCGAAGCCAATGCATTAACCGTCGAGTGGGAAGAAATGGAGGATCATGAAATACGTAGCGAGCAAAagatttctaaattttttgcCAAATCACCTTTAAAATCCTACAAGGTTCACGTTAAAAAGCATGTTTTCTTTACTGAACGATGCATTACCAATGCTAGTACTCTATGA